The Euzebyales bacterium genome includes the window AGCGTCGGCGCGTCCGGTGCGGTCGACCCCCCGCCGGACAGCCACGCCGAGGCCCGGGGCCACTCCGGGTCGTCCGGCACCATCACCAGATCACCCCACCTCTGAAGCGCACGATCCGTGCACGTCGGATCACCGCGTGCACCTGCGGCAGGCCCGGACGGTAGGCGAGGTACGCGGGGTCGGGTGCGTCGAGCACCACGAGGTCGGCCACCGCCCCGATCCCGAGGTGGCCGACCTCGTCACGGGCCAGCGCGCGGGCGCCTCCGAGCGTGGCCGCGCGGACCGCCTCGTCGGGGGTCAGCCCGTACCGGTGGCACGCCAGCGCAACGACGAACGCCATGCTCGTCGTGTAGCTCGACCCGGGGTTGCAGTCGGACGCCAGCGCGACCTGCACGCCGGCGTCCAGCAGCGTGCGCGCCGGAGCGGGCGGGGTCCGCGTCGAGAACTCCACCGCGGGCAGCAGGGTCGCGACGGTCGATGACGCGGCGAGCGCGTCAACGTCGGCATCGTCGACGAACGTGCAGTGGTCGACGGCGGCCGCGCCCATCTCCACCCCGAGCCGGATCCCAGGTCCCGGCCCCAGCTGGTTGGCGTGCACGCGCAGGCCGAGGCCGTGCGCGCGCCCGGCCTCGAGGACCACACGGCTCTGGTCGGCGTCGAACGCGCCGGCCTCGCAGAACACGTCGCACCAGCGGGCCAGCGGGGCACAACGGCGCAGCATCGGCCCACGCACGAGGTCGACGTAGCGGTCGGGATCGTCGGTGTGCTCAGGTGGCACCACGTGGGCACCGAGGAACGTCACATCCGCGTCGTCGACCTGACCGGCAACCTCGAGCAGCCGGCGCTCGTCGTCGACGGTCAGGCCGTAGCCGGACTTGATCTCCAGCGTGGTCGTGCCACCGTCGAGTGCCTCGGCCGACAGCCGGTGGACCGTGTCCTCGAGCGCGGTCACGTCGGCCGCGCGGGTCGCCGTCACGGTGGTCGCGATGCCGCCGGTCTCGTACGGCTCACCGGCCAGCCGCGCCGTGAACTCCGCAATGCGGTCGCCGGCGAACACGAGGTGGGTGTGACTGTCGACGAAGCCCGGGATCACACAGCGGCCACCGACGTCGACGTGGCGGTCGCCCGCCTGCTGCGGTGGGGCGCCCTGCCCGACCCATGCCACGCGCCCACCGTCGCACACGAGCGCCAGCGGGCCGCCGCTCGGCAGGCCAGGATCGTGGCTGACGAGCCGTCCGATGCCGGTGAGCACCACGCTCACCTCGAGCCACCCCCCACGGCATGCGAGACGTCGTGGCGCCATCCGTGGTGGGCCGGCCGACGATCTGAGCGCACGCCGGCGGGGCCATCGACTCGCGCGCTCACTGTGCCATCGGGATGCGCAGGCCGCGGGCACGCGTGACGTCGAGCGCGCGGTCGTAGCCGGCGTCGGCGTGGCGCATGACGCCCGTACCAGGATCGTTGGTGAGCACCCGGTCGAGCCGCTGTGCCGCGTCTCCGGTGCCGTCGGCGACGACCTGGGCTCCGGCGTGGATCGACTTGCCCATGCCAACACCGCCACCGTGGTGCACCGCGACCCATGCCGCGCCCGACGCGACGTTCAGCAGGGCGTTGAGGATCGGCCAGTCGGCTATCGCGTCGCTGCCGTCGGCCATCGCCTCGGTCTCACGGTAGGGCGACGCGACGGAGCCGCTGTCGAGGTGGTCCCGGCCGATCACGATCGGCGCCCTGACCGTGCCGCTGGCGACCAGGTCGTTGAACCGCGCGCCCGCCTCGGCGCGCTCGCCGTAGCCCAGCCAGCAGATCCGGGCGGGCAACCCCTGGAAGGCGACGCGGTCGCGGGCGAGCTCCAGCCACCGCTGCAGCGGGGCGTCGTCGGGGAAGGCGTCGGCGACCGCGCGGTCGGTGGCCGCGATGTCGGCGGGATCGCCCGACAGCGCCACCCAACGGAACGGACCCTTGCCCTCGCAGAACAGCGGACGCAGGTACGCCGGCACGAACCCGGGATAGGCGAAGGCGTCGGCGAAGCCGCCCTCGCGCGCCTCGCCGCGCAGGTTGTTGCCGTAGTCGAACACCTCGACACCGGCGTGCTGGAACCCGACCATCGCCTCGCAGTGGCGTGCCATCGACGCCCGCGCACGCCGCACGTACGCGGCAGGGTCCTTCCCGCGGAGCTCGGCGGCCTCGTCGAGCGTCAGCCCGTGCGGGATGTAGCCGTTGAGTGGGTCGTGCGCCGAGGTCTGATCGGTCACGACGTCGACGTCGACACCGCGACGCAGCAGCTCGGGGAAGACCTCGGCCGCGTTGGCGACGACGCCGACCGACAGGGCGCGGCCCGCGTCGGCCGCCGCACGGACCCGGCCGACAGCGTCGTCGAGGTCTGCGGCGATCTCGTCGAGGTAGCGGGTCTCGATGCGCCGGTGCGCCCGCGCCGGGTCGACCTCGACGCATAGCGCCACGCCGCCGTTCATCGTGATCGCCAGCGGTTGGGCACCGCCCATGCCGCCAAGCCCGGCGGTCAGGACCACCCGCCCCGTCAGTTCGCCCCCGAACCGCTGGTCGGCGAGCGCTGCGAACGTCTGGTAGGTGCCCTGCAGGATCCCCTGCGTGCCGATGTAGATCCACGACCCTGCGGTCATCTGGCCGTACATCGTCAGGCCCTGCGCCTCCAGCTGCCAGAAGTCCTCCCAGGTCGCCCAGTCGGGCACCAGCAGGGAGTTGGCGATCAGCACCCGCGGCGCGTGCGGGAACGTGCGGAACATGCCGACCGGCTTGCCCGACTGCACCAGCAGCGTCTCGTCCTCGGCCAGCTCGCGCAGGCACTGCTCGATCGCGGCGAGGCTCGCGTGGTCACGGGCGGCCTTGCCGGATCCGCCGTACACGACCAGGTCCTCCGGTCGCTCCGCCACCTGCGGGTCCAGGTTGTTGCGCAGGCAGCGCAGCGCGGCCTCCTGCAGCCATCCTCGACACTCCATGGCCGTCCTTTCAGATCGCGACCGCGTCCGCGGCCGTCAGCAGCACGCCGTCGTGCACCAGCTGGCACGCCACCTCGAGGTCGGGGGCGAGGAAGCGGTCGGTCGGCATCGGTGGGATGTACTCGCGCAGCCGGGCGATCGCAGCACCGGTGCGTGGGCCCGGCGCGATCGGCGACCTCGCCTCGACGCCGGCGGACGCGACCAGCGTCTCGATGGCCAGGATCCGTTCGAGGTTGGCCACGGACCGCCGCAGCTTGCGCCCCGCTGACCAGCCGAGCGACACGTGGTCCTCCTGCATCCCCGAGGTCGGGATCGAGTCGGTGCTCGCCGGCACCGCCAGCCGTCGGTTCTCGGCGACCATCGACGCCGCCGTGTACTGGGCGAGCATGAAGCCTGACTCCACGCCGGCCTGGTTCGCCAGGAACGGCTGGAGCCCGTGGGAGCGCGAGCGGTCCAGGATGCGGTCGGTGCGACGCTCGCTGATCGCGCCGAGCTCCGCGGACGCCAGCGCCAGCATGTCGAGCGCGAACGCCAGCGGCTGGCCGTGGAAGTTGCCGCACGACTCGATGTGGCCGTCGTCGAGCACGACCGGGTTGTCGACGGACGCGCCCAGCTCGACGTCGCGGGTCCGGGCGGCGAACGCGATCAGGTCGCGCGCGGCGCCGTGGACCTGGGGGGCGCACCGCAGGGCGTACGCGTCCTGCACCGCGTGCCGCGAGTCGCGGTGGGAGGCCAGGATCGGGCTGCCGGCAAGCCACCACCGGAGGTTGCCGGCGGCGGCCTGCTGGCCGGCGTGCGGCCGGAGGTCCTGCAGGCGCTGGGCATAGGGCCCGTCGGTCGCCAACAGCGCCTCGACCGACAGCGCGCAGGCCAGGTCGGCTGCGTCCGCGAGGCGGTGGAGGTCGACGATGGCCAGGACGAGCATCCCGAGCATGCCCTCGGTCGCGTTCAGGAGGGCAAGGCCGTCCTTGACCCGCAACCGCAGCGGCGTCAGGCCGGCCGCCGCCAGCGCGGCCGTCGCATCCACAGGTCGGTCGTGGTCGTCGCGGAGCCAGCCCTCGCCGATGAGCACCGCGCCGACGTGCGCCATCGGCGCCAGGTCGCCGCTGGCACCCAGCGAGCCGTGTTCGGGGACGTACACGCGGATGCCCGCGTTCAGCATGTCCACGAGCGCGGTGACGAGGTCGAACCGGGCGCCGGTGTGGCCGGCAGCCAGCGTCCGTGCGCGCAGCAGCGCCATGGCGCGGACGACCTCGTCCTCGACGGGAGGACCCAAGCCCGCCGCGTGGCTGCGGACCAGCGCGTGCTGGAGGCGGTCGGCGTCCTCGGGCGGGATGACCGTGTCCGCGAGCGCCCCGAAGCCGGTCGTCACGCCGTAGACGACGTCGCGGTCCGCCAGCGCACGCTCCACGGCATGGCGCGCCGGCGCCATGACGGCACGCACCCGCGGGTCGACCTCGACCCGCTCCCCGCCACGCGCGACGGCCACGACCTGTTCCGGCCGCGCCGGCGCGGACGACAGCAGCATGGCCGGAGTATACGGATGGCATCCGCTGCCACGGACCGGCGGCTCGCTCAGCTGCTGGTGCGCCGACTCGGTGATCAGGCCATCGTGTGGGTGCAGAAGCCCGCTGCGGCGTCGGTTACCATTCGCAGCCGCAGCCCGACCTTATGGTCGACCGGCGTCCCAGTGCGCGGATCCGCTGGTCAGGCGCTGCCGTCGGCGAGCAGGGCGTCGACGTCGTCGCCGGACGCGGCGTCTGCGAGTCCGGAGAAGTCGCCGTCGCCGCACAGCGCCCGGGTCACATCGCGCACGACCGCGTGCGTGACGCGCGCGAGCCGTGAGCCGATGCTGACGCGTCGCACACCCATGGCTGCGAAGTCGCTCAGTGACAGGCCCGCCAGCGCGCCGGCGGACAGCGCGTTGACCGGGCGCGCCACCGCCTCGACGATCCGCCGCTGGTCCAGGGGAGACGGCGGGGACGGCGCGTACAGCAGGGCGGCGCCGACGCGCTCGAACGCCTGGATGCGCCGGACGGCCTCGTCGACGTCGTAGGCGCCGGTCAGCATGCCGTCGGCGCGGGCGCACAGCACGAATGGATGTGGGAGCGAGCGCGTGGCATCCACGGCCGCCGCGATGCGCTCGACCGCCGCGTCGAACCCGTACGGCGGATGGCCGTCGACCATCCGCGTGTCCTCGATCGAGCAGCCCGACAGCCCGGCCTCCGCGGCGAGGCGGACGGTCTCGGCCACGCCGTCGGGTTCGTCGACGAAGCCGTTCTCCAGGTCACCGGTCACCGGCAACGGCGTCGCCCGCACGATCGACTCGGCGTGTGCCAGCGCCTCGTCGCGCGTGACGTGGCCCATGTCGGGTCGTCCGAGCGTGAAGGCGAACCCCCCGCTCGTCGTGGCCAGGGCCTGCGCACCGCACGCGGCCATCACCCGTGCCGTGCCGACATCCCACGGGTTGGGGATCACGAAGCACCCCTGCCGATGCAGCGCCGCGAACGTCCGGTGCCGGTCAGTGATCGTGTCCATGCCGGGAAGATAGCGGCCGCTCGCCAGGAGCCGTCGTCCTCGACTCGGTCGAGGAGCTCACCGACCTGCGGCCTGAGGGAGCTCACCGCCGAGGGTGACTCTGCAGTCACGGTTGAGGGCACACCCTTACCCTCTACTTCATCTTCATCTTCGCCTGTCGAGGGGCCGGCGGAGGTGACTCGGTGCCTGAGCCTCCCGGTGAGGGGCGGGGTCCCCCACCCTCGCCTGGAGGCGGAGCCGGTTGCATGTCGGCTTCGCACGCGAGTGCTACGGCGAGCCGATCAGATAACGCATCGAGCGCCGCATCACTTCCTCGCGCTGCTCGGCGGCATCGATGCCCTCGAAGCCGAAGCCGTGCAGGATCGTGTCCTCGGTCGTGACCGCTGCACCGACCTCGTAGAGCACGCCGACCCGCTCCCAGTCACCCGGGTTCGGGGCGCTGCCCTCTGGTGCGCCGATGACCTCCCAGCCACCGAGGTCTTCCTCGAACGATGTCTCGGCGATGGTGCTGCCGTCGACCGTCACCGACAGGTCGTCGACGAACACACCGAGGTCACCGGTCCCCCAGTCCGTGGCGTAGGTGAGCGACACCTCGACCTGCTGTCCCGCATAGGCGGACAGGTCGATCGACCACTGCTCCACGCCGTCGGACGGTCCAGTGGCGGCGTGCCACTCGCCG containing:
- the hutI gene encoding imidazolonepropionase: MSVVLTGIGRLVSHDPGLPSGGPLALVCDGGRVAWVGQGAPPQQAGDRHVDVGGRCVIPGFVDSHTHLVFAGDRIAEFTARLAGEPYETGGIATTVTATRAADVTALEDTVHRLSAEALDGGTTTLEIKSGYGLTVDDERRLLEVAGQVDDADVTFLGAHVVPPEHTDDPDRYVDLVRGPMLRRCAPLARWCDVFCEAGAFDADQSRVVLEAGRAHGLGLRVHANQLGPGPGIRLGVEMGAAAVDHCTFVDDADVDALAASSTVATLLPAVEFSTRTPPAPARTLLDAGVQVALASDCNPGSSYTTSMAFVVALACHRYGLTPDEAVRAATLGGARALARDEVGHLGIGAVADLVVLDAPDPAYLAYRPGLPQVHAVIRRARIVRFRGGVIW
- the hutU gene encoding urocanate hydratase, whose protein sequence is MECRGWLQEAALRCLRNNLDPQVAERPEDLVVYGGSGKAARDHASLAAIEQCLRELAEDETLLVQSGKPVGMFRTFPHAPRVLIANSLLVPDWATWEDFWQLEAQGLTMYGQMTAGSWIYIGTQGILQGTYQTFAALADQRFGGELTGRVVLTAGLGGMGGAQPLAITMNGGVALCVEVDPARAHRRIETRYLDEIAADLDDAVGRVRAAADAGRALSVGVVANAAEVFPELLRRGVDVDVVTDQTSAHDPLNGYIPHGLTLDEAAELRGKDPAAYVRRARASMARHCEAMVGFQHAGVEVFDYGNNLRGEAREGGFADAFAYPGFVPAYLRPLFCEGKGPFRWVALSGDPADIAATDRAVADAFPDDAPLQRWLELARDRVAFQGLPARICWLGYGERAEAGARFNDLVASGTVRAPIVIGRDHLDSGSVASPYRETEAMADGSDAIADWPILNALLNVASGAAWVAVHHGGGVGMGKSIHAGAQVVADGTGDAAQRLDRVLTNDPGTGVMRHADAGYDRALDVTRARGLRIPMAQ
- the hutH gene encoding histidine ammonia-lyase, giving the protein MLLSSAPARPEQVVAVARGGERVEVDPRVRAVMAPARHAVERALADRDVVYGVTTGFGALADTVIPPEDADRLQHALVRSHAAGLGPPVEDEVVRAMALLRARTLAAGHTGARFDLVTALVDMLNAGIRVYVPEHGSLGASGDLAPMAHVGAVLIGEGWLRDDHDRPVDATAALAAAGLTPLRLRVKDGLALLNATEGMLGMLVLAIVDLHRLADAADLACALSVEALLATDGPYAQRLQDLRPHAGQQAAAGNLRWWLAGSPILASHRDSRHAVQDAYALRCAPQVHGAARDLIAFAARTRDVELGASVDNPVVLDDGHIESCGNFHGQPLAFALDMLALASAELGAISERRTDRILDRSRSHGLQPFLANQAGVESGFMLAQYTAASMVAENRRLAVPASTDSIPTSGMQEDHVSLGWSAGRKLRRSVANLERILAIETLVASAGVEARSPIAPGPRTGAAIARLREYIPPMPTDRFLAPDLEVACQLVHDGVLLTAADAVAI
- a CDS encoding isocitrate lyase/phosphoenolpyruvate mutase family protein gives rise to the protein MDTITDRHRTFAALHRQGCFVIPNPWDVGTARVMAACGAQALATTSGGFAFTLGRPDMGHVTRDEALAHAESIVRATPLPVTGDLENGFVDEPDGVAETVRLAAEAGLSGCSIEDTRMVDGHPPYGFDAAVERIAAAVDATRSLPHPFVLCARADGMLTGAYDVDEAVRRIQAFERVGAALLYAPSPPSPLDQRRIVEAVARPVNALSAGALAGLSLSDFAAMGVRRVSIGSRLARVTHAVVRDVTRALCGDGDFSGLADAASGDDVDALLADGSA